One genomic segment of Cyanobacterium stanieri LEGE 03274 includes these proteins:
- a CDS encoding CBS domain-containing protein — translation MSTDNRPQVMKNKVLSNNYITVKLDTSLLDVVEQLSQIKSENLIENKNSRYIHKNRHFSCALVVNNERLVGLITERDIVKISAQNSSLENIVAAQIMTRDVITFEEDKVGSVLELVDILKTHRIRHLPLVDKKSRVVGIVTPETIRATLQPLDLLKHRHVEEVMRGNIVCASRGQKLIDLVRLMANNRISCVVVVDEEKGDKAKPCGIITEKDIVRYQALRLNMDELEAQQVMTQPLRVIRATSSLWDAHKLMERKGFRRLVVVDSQGYLQGIITQSSVLEGIDPRELQDVIIVLEKQVELLESKNTELLQQLIKQQQESLQEAEKRERLLLDISLRIRSSLDLNRILRGAVDEVRNLLSVERVVILRMAEDGKSLFVIESIVDSQYSLKDRVIEDNCFKDLWLNSGKSFATKIIGDVDGGDLRECYRDLLVSFGIRSSLAIGLEVNQCLWGLLIAHSCEEIRPWKAEEVEFLEKLAIQLSIGIQQASLLNQLKDNSLELEKKVARRTLELTNLNGQYQEELVKSNEIQRELEKTKSTLAGILDVAQDGIISINDEQKIIMFNQGASQIFGYTPEEVLGKPLDILLPDRFVVGYRRHGKNLETRGEINSCGGMGDDKRFVLARRKGGEEFPIEASISRLVTDEDVISTVILRDVTEKTVLEAERRRLAHYLEVSLNEIYVFSADTLLFEYVNQGALNNIGYGLEELQKMTPIDIKPEYDRDSFQGLIHPLLMGEEKILVFKTIHRRRDNSLYPVEVHLQLVDEGKRRVFVAILSDITERQRAEKQLKDELDKSLLLGSITDKIRRTLNPDDIFATAAQEIGLAFGVNRCLIHDCLFEPFFSMPLRAEYSKGDYPSIMAFPVPIQGNVHLNKILYQEGAIASNNIYKDSAFASIIGYCRTIHLKSILTIGTFYQGKINGVIILHHCDYFHEWTPQEVDLIESVAAQLGIAIAQSNLLKQEKQRLNQLAFKNHELSQARKEADSANRAKSEFLAMMSHEIRTPMNGVIGMTNLLADTPLNSQQEDFVKIIRHSGESLLVIINDILDFSKIESGKLELENESFNLLDSIKSIIDLMKFQASAKNIQLIYHHQFLNCEYFRGDVTRLRQILLNLISNAIKFTKEGSVKVTLSNSMVRDKKCRLKFSIKDTGIGIPKNRQNKLFKPFSQIDNSISRHYGGTGLGLVISKRLAEMMGGEMWFESEEKIGSTFYFTVILPVSSGIITTLDTDVEKNGLANNKQYKILLAEDNKVNQKVAILSLKKLGYKCDTVVNGLEVIEAVKNVDYDIIFMDIQMPEMDGLEVTRWIRKHNIRQPHIIAMTANAMEGDKNICLQAGMNDYLTKPLHLDELRQALQMKL, via the coding sequence ATGTCCACTGATAATCGCCCTCAAGTAATGAAAAATAAAGTCTTAAGTAATAACTATATTACAGTAAAACTAGATACTAGCTTATTGGATGTTGTTGAACAACTTAGTCAAATAAAATCAGAAAATTTAATAGAGAATAAAAATTCAAGATACATTCACAAAAATAGGCATTTTAGTTGTGCATTAGTAGTTAATAATGAACGTTTAGTTGGTTTAATTACCGAAAGGGATATTGTTAAAATTTCGGCTCAAAATTCTTCCTTAGAAAATATTGTAGCGGCACAAATTATGACAAGGGATGTAATTACTTTTGAGGAAGATAAGGTAGGAAGCGTTTTAGAATTAGTAGATATTTTAAAGACACATCGAATTAGACATTTACCCTTGGTAGATAAAAAATCGAGGGTGGTGGGTATTGTGACTCCCGAAACCATTCGGGCTACTTTACAACCCCTTGATCTTTTGAAGCATCGTCATGTAGAAGAAGTAATGAGGGGTAATATAGTTTGTGCTTCTCGAGGGCAAAAGCTGATTGATTTGGTGCGTTTAATGGCCAATAATCGTATTAGTTGTGTGGTGGTGGTGGATGAGGAGAAAGGGGATAAGGCTAAACCCTGCGGGATTATTACGGAAAAGGATATTGTTAGGTATCAAGCCTTAAGGTTGAATATGGATGAGTTGGAGGCGCAACAGGTAATGACTCAACCTTTGCGGGTGATTCGGGCGACTTCTTCCCTTTGGGATGCCCATAAATTGATGGAAAGGAAAGGTTTTCGCCGTCTGGTGGTGGTTGATAGTCAAGGTTATCTTCAGGGTATTATTACCCAAAGTAGCGTATTAGAGGGAATTGATCCCCGTGAGTTACAAGATGTAATCATTGTGCTTGAAAAGCAGGTGGAGTTGTTAGAAAGTAAAAATACGGAGTTGTTACAGCAACTAATTAAACAACAACAGGAAAGTTTACAGGAGGCGGAAAAAAGGGAGAGGTTATTACTGGATATATCGTTGCGCATTCGCTCATCTTTGGATTTAAATAGGATTTTACGGGGGGCAGTGGATGAGGTGAGAAATTTGTTATCGGTGGAAAGGGTGGTTATTCTTCGGATGGCGGAGGATGGGAAAAGTCTTTTTGTGATTGAATCTATTGTTGATTCTCAGTATTCTTTGAAGGATAGGGTAATTGAGGATAATTGTTTTAAGGATTTATGGTTAAATTCGGGAAAGTCTTTTGCTACTAAAATCATTGGGGATGTTGATGGTGGTGATTTAAGGGAATGTTATCGGGATTTGTTGGTTAGTTTTGGTATTCGCAGTAGTTTAGCCATTGGTTTGGAGGTGAATCAATGTTTGTGGGGATTATTAATTGCCCATAGTTGTGAGGAAATTCGCCCTTGGAAAGCTGAGGAGGTTGAGTTTTTAGAAAAGTTGGCGATTCAATTGTCTATTGGTATTCAACAGGCAAGTTTATTAAATCAGTTGAAGGATAATAGTTTAGAGTTAGAAAAAAAGGTGGCTAGGCGCACCTTGGAGTTAACTAATCTTAATGGGCAATATCAGGAGGAGTTGGTTAAATCCAATGAAATACAGAGGGAGTTGGAAAAAACAAAGTCAACTTTGGCTGGTATTTTGGATGTTGCCCAAGATGGGATTATTTCGATTAATGATGAGCAAAAAATCATTATGTTTAATCAGGGGGCAAGTCAAATTTTTGGTTATACTCCTGAGGAGGTTTTGGGTAAACCGTTGGATATTTTGTTACCTGATAGGTTTGTTGTGGGGTATCGTCGTCATGGGAAAAATTTGGAGACTCGGGGGGAGATAAATTCTTGTGGTGGTATGGGTGATGATAAAAGGTTTGTTTTGGCAAGAAGAAAGGGGGGGGAGGAATTTCCCATTGAGGCTTCTATTTCTCGGTTAGTTACGGATGAAGATGTTATTTCTACGGTGATTTTAAGGGATGTGACGGAGAAGACGGTTTTGGAGGCGGAGAGGAGAAGGTTAGCCCATTATTTGGAGGTGAGTTTAAATGAAATTTATGTTTTTAGTGCGGATACTCTTTTGTTTGAGTATGTGAATCAGGGGGCTTTAAATAATATTGGTTATGGTTTGGAGGAGTTGCAAAAGATGACTCCCATAGATATTAAGCCTGAGTATGATAGGGATAGTTTTCAAGGGTTAATACATCCTTTGTTGATGGGGGAAGAAAAGATTTTAGTTTTTAAGACTATTCATCGTCGCCGTGATAATAGTTTATATCCTGTGGAGGTACATCTACAATTGGTGGATGAGGGTAAGAGGAGGGTTTTTGTGGCTATTCTTTCTGATATTACGGAAAGACAAAGGGCGGAGAAGCAGTTAAAGGATGAGTTGGATAAGAGTTTGTTGTTAGGTAGTATTACGGATAAGATTCGTCGCACTCTTAATCCTGATGATATTTTTGCGACGGCGGCGCAGGAGATTGGTTTGGCTTTTGGGGTGAATCGTTGTTTGATTCATGATTGTTTGTTTGAGCCTTTTTTTTCTATGCCTTTGAGGGCAGAATATTCTAAGGGTGATTATCCTTCGATTATGGCTTTTCCTGTGCCGATTCAAGGGAATGTTCATCTTAATAAGATTTTATATCAAGAAGGGGCGATCGCCTCTAATAATATTTATAAGGATAGTGCTTTTGCTTCGATAATTGGTTACTGTCGTACCATTCATCTTAAGTCTATTTTAACTATTGGTACTTTTTATCAGGGTAAAATTAATGGTGTGATTATCCTTCATCATTGTGATTATTTCCATGAATGGACGCCCCAAGAGGTTGATTTAATTGAATCCGTGGCCGCTCAGTTAGGAATTGCGATCGCACAATCAAACCTCTTAAAACAGGAAAAACAACGACTAAATCAACTAGCTTTCAAAAATCATGAATTATCCCAAGCAAGGAAGGAAGCTGATTCGGCAAACCGTGCCAAAAGTGAATTTTTAGCCATGATGAGTCATGAAATTCGCACTCCCATGAATGGGGTAATAGGGATGACAAATTTATTGGCGGATACTCCTTTAAATTCTCAACAGGAAGACTTTGTAAAAATCATTCGCCACAGTGGAGAAAGTTTATTAGTTATTATCAATGATATTCTGGATTTTTCTAAAATAGAATCAGGGAAATTAGAGTTAGAAAATGAATCATTTAATTTATTAGATTCTATCAAAAGTATTATTGATTTAATGAAGTTTCAAGCTAGTGCTAAAAACATTCAATTAATTTATCATCATCAATTTTTAAATTGTGAATATTTTCGAGGAGATGTAACTAGACTTAGACAAATTTTATTAAACTTAATTAGTAATGCTATCAAATTTACCAAGGAAGGTTCGGTAAAAGTTACCCTCAGTAATAGTATGGTTAGGGATAAAAAATGTCGTCTTAAATTTAGTATCAAAGATACGGGAATAGGTATTCCTAAAAATAGACAAAATAAATTATTTAAACCTTTTTCTCAGATAGATAATTCCATTAGTCGTCATTATGGTGGCACAGGATTAGGCTTAGTAATTAGTAAGCGATTAGCTGAAATGATGGGCGGTGAAATGTGGTTTGAGAGTGAAGAAAAGATAGGTTCTACCTTTTATTTTACGGTCATTTTACCTGTATCTAGTGGAATAATAACAACTCTTGATACGGATGTAGAAAAAAACGGATTAGCTAATAACAAACAATATAAAATACTATTGGCTGAAGATAATAAAGTTAATCAAAAAGTAGCTATTTTAAGTCTCAAAAAATTAGGATATAAATGCGACACAGTTGTCAATGGTTTAGAAGTCATTGAAGCGGTAAAAAATGTTGATTATGACATTATTTTTATGGATATACAAATGCCAGAAATGGATGGTTTAGAGGTTACCCGATGGATTCGCAAACATAACATCCGTCAACCTCATATTATTGCTATGACGGCTAATGCCATGGAAGGTGATAAAAATATTTGTCTTCAAGCGGGAATGAATGATTATCTTACCAAACCTCTTCATTTAGATGAATTAAGACAGGCTTTACAAATGAAATTATGA
- a CDS encoding cryptochrome/photolyase family protein, giving the protein MAVGIWILGDQLNKNNSALLSRLQQKKDTYILFIESFNLGSLQTYHCQKLVLIWSAMRHFAQELKEDDWQVSYVINDNFQQSFINWIKNYQITELRLMSPSDDRTVLFNQINSSNNHDRSFFSFLKEIDINCHIKLFPNSNFLWQKEEFKQWAKKRKKLILEDFYRESRQRFNILLTEDNKPIGGKWNLDKENRQPPKKNLQTPVTLFFKPDKITLEVIEKVKKINDKTYGKIDNFQWAVKREEALKVLNQFVQYRLNFFGKYQDAMITEEKFMWHSLISPYLNIGLLQPLEVIKTVENAYYQGDYPLNSVEGFIRQILGWREYMYSLYHYVDDSYFSSNWFDHQNPIPDFFWDSNKTDMNCLHQVLKQTENTGYAHHIQRLMILSNYGLVAGISPQELKKWFHAVFIDAYDWVMQTNVLGMGQFADGGILASKPYASSANYINKMSDYCKGCCYNPKEKFTENACPFNYLYWNFLARHEEKLRTQGRMNLVLKHLEKMSEKDLETINFLAQKRINNDEH; this is encoded by the coding sequence ATGGCTGTTGGCATTTGGATTTTAGGTGATCAATTAAATAAAAATAATTCTGCATTATTAAGTCGTTTACAACAAAAAAAAGATACCTACATACTTTTTATAGAGTCTTTTAATCTAGGCTCTTTACAGACTTATCATTGCCAAAAATTGGTTTTAATTTGGTCGGCTATGCGTCATTTTGCCCAAGAATTAAAGGAAGATGATTGGCAAGTGTCTTATGTCATTAATGACAATTTTCAGCAATCTTTCATAAATTGGATAAAAAATTATCAAATTACAGAATTACGCTTGATGAGTCCTAGTGACGATCGCACCGTACTTTTTAATCAAATTAATTCATCTAATAACCATGATAGATCTTTTTTTAGCTTCCTCAAAGAAATAGATATAAATTGTCATATCAAACTTTTTCCGAATAGCAATTTTTTGTGGCAAAAAGAAGAATTTAAACAATGGGCGAAAAAAAGAAAAAAGTTGATTTTAGAAGACTTTTACCGAGAAAGTCGCCAACGATTTAACATCCTACTAACGGAAGACAATAAACCCATCGGTGGAAAATGGAATTTAGATAAAGAAAACCGTCAACCACCAAAAAAAAATCTGCAAACTCCTGTTACCCTATTTTTTAAACCCGATAAAATAACCTTAGAAGTCATTGAAAAAGTAAAAAAAATCAATGATAAAACCTATGGGAAAATAGATAATTTTCAGTGGGCAGTAAAAAGAGAAGAAGCCTTAAAAGTATTAAATCAGTTTGTACAATATAGATTGAATTTTTTTGGTAAATATCAAGATGCCATGATAACAGAAGAAAAATTTATGTGGCATAGTTTAATTTCTCCTTATTTAAATATTGGCTTATTACAACCTTTAGAGGTAATAAAAACTGTAGAAAATGCTTACTATCAAGGAGATTATCCCCTCAATTCCGTAGAAGGATTCATCAGACAAATACTAGGATGGCGAGAATATATGTATAGTTTATATCACTATGTTGATGATAGTTATTTTAGTAGTAATTGGTTTGATCATCAAAACCCTATTCCTGACTTTTTTTGGGATAGTAACAAAACTGATATGAATTGTTTACATCAAGTGTTAAAACAGACGGAAAATACTGGGTATGCCCATCATATTCAACGATTAATGATTTTAAGTAATTATGGTTTGGTGGCTGGTATTTCTCCTCAAGAGTTAAAAAAATGGTTTCATGCGGTTTTTATTGATGCCTATGACTGGGTAATGCAAACTAACGTATTGGGCATGGGGCAGTTTGCTGATGGGGGGATTTTAGCATCAAAACCCTATGCCTCTTCGGCTAATTACATTAATAAAATGAGTGATTATTGTAAGGGATGTTGTTATAATCCTAAGGAAAAGTTCACAGAAAATGCTTGTCCTTTTAATTATTTATATTGGAATTTTTTGGCTAGACATGAGGAAAAGTTACGCACTCAAGGGCGGATGAATTTGGTTTTAAAACATTTGGAAAAAATGTCAGAAAAAGATTTAGAAACTATTAATTTTTTAGCACAAAAAAGAATTAATAATGATGAACATTAA
- the mtnA gene encoding S-methyl-5-thioribose-1-phosphate isomerase — protein MDVNGKAFRTIWLKADEPTVIQIIDQRHLPHRFVIEDLRTVDDVAIALKEMHVRGAGVIGASAGYGMYLASLEAKAQDKFEVQGFLRAMGAKLCATRPTAVNLEWAVNRQLEAVAPLGNDIDAIIAKTLEVAGAIALEDVQLCKSIGEHGFELIKAISDKKQGDTVNILTHCNAGWLGCVDNGTATSPIYQAHRRGLKVHVWVDETRPRNQGARLTAWELGQQGVPHTVIPDNVGGHLMQHGMVDIVIVGSDRTSYTGDVANKIGTYLKALAAKDNNIPFYVALTYSAFDWTISDGVKQIPIEQRDAREVKYIKGLKDGEITEVLLTPENSPAVNYGFDVTPARLITGLITDRGICPATPEGIANLYPDLSRFSIVNQN, from the coding sequence ATGGATGTTAATGGGAAGGCTTTTCGTACTATTTGGTTAAAGGCTGATGAACCTACGGTAATACAAATAATTGATCAACGACATTTACCCCATCGGTTTGTCATTGAGGATTTAAGGACGGTGGATGATGTGGCGATCGCCCTTAAGGAAATGCACGTTAGGGGAGCAGGGGTAATCGGTGCTTCTGCGGGGTATGGAATGTACTTAGCCTCCCTTGAAGCCAAGGCTCAGGATAAATTTGAGGTGCAAGGGTTTTTGAGGGCAATGGGGGCGAAATTGTGCGCTACTCGACCGACGGCGGTAAATTTGGAATGGGCGGTAAATCGTCAGTTAGAAGCCGTTGCACCCTTGGGCAATGACATAGACGCAATCATTGCAAAAACTTTGGAAGTGGCAGGGGCGATCGCCCTTGAGGATGTACAATTATGTAAGAGTATCGGTGAACATGGTTTCGAGTTAATCAAGGCTATCAGTGACAAAAAACAGGGCGACACGGTTAATATTCTTACCCACTGTAATGCAGGATGGCTTGGTTGTGTGGATAATGGCACGGCAACATCTCCCATTTATCAAGCCCATCGTCGGGGTTTAAAAGTCCATGTGTGGGTGGATGAAACCCGCCCCCGTAACCAAGGGGCAAGACTGACAGCGTGGGAATTGGGGCAACAGGGGGTCCCCCATACCGTCATCCCTGATAATGTGGGTGGTCATCTCATGCAACATGGTATGGTGGATATAGTTATTGTAGGGAGCGATCGCACCAGCTATACTGGAGATGTAGCCAATAAAATCGGCACTTATCTCAAAGCATTAGCCGCCAAGGATAATAACATCCCTTTTTACGTTGCCCTTACTTATTCCGCCTTTGATTGGACAATCAGCGACGGTGTAAAACAAATTCCCATCGAACAGCGAGACGCAAGGGAAGTAAAATATATTAAAGGATTAAAAGATGGAGAAATTACCGAGGTATTATTAACCCCTGAAAATAGCCCTGCGGTTAACTATGGTTTTGATGTTACCCCTGCCCGTCTAATTACTGGTTTAATTACCGATAGGGGAATTTGCCCTGCTACCCCCGAAGGTATTGCCAATCTTTATCCTGATTTAAGTCGTTTTTCTATAGTTAATCAAAATTAG
- a CDS encoding TIGR03279 family radical SAM protein, with translation MKPARISKILPQSIAEEIGFEIGDSIVSINGMQPRDLIDYQFLCSDEYLELEVIDKYGKNHLVEIEKDYDENLGLEFEDALFDGLIQCNNKCPFCFIDQQPDGKRESLYLKDDDYRLSFLYGSYLTLTNLTTREWNRIEQMRLSPLYVSVHATEADVRIRLLKNQRAGEIKQNLAWFQEKRLQVHAQVVVCPNINDGKHLETTLNDLFSFHQGEIPAVISAAVVPVGLTKFRPQEDELIPVSREKAKEVIKQVQALQEKFREKCGSTFAWLADEWFLIAQEDLPPESHYEDYPQIGNGVGSIRQFLKEFTTIADENLPAQIAQPQEYTWIVGNAVETAFQPLVARLNQVENLNVNLVALNSDYWGQEITVTGLITGQDLLAKLPDKKLTKKILLPSVMLKHDEAKFLDDVTIAQLEEKLNVEVIPVNGIKELMEVVSLS, from the coding sequence ATGAAACCTGCCCGTATTAGTAAGATACTACCCCAATCCATTGCCGAAGAAATCGGCTTTGAAATAGGAGATTCTATCGTTAGCATTAACGGAATGCAACCTAGAGACTTAATCGATTATCAATTTCTCTGTAGCGATGAATACCTCGAACTAGAAGTTATCGACAAATACGGCAAAAATCACCTAGTAGAAATCGAAAAAGACTACGACGAAAACCTAGGCTTAGAATTTGAAGATGCCCTCTTTGATGGGCTAATTCAGTGTAACAACAAATGTCCCTTTTGCTTCATTGACCAACAACCCGACGGCAAAAGAGAAAGCCTCTACCTAAAAGACGATGATTATCGCCTCAGTTTCCTCTATGGTAGTTATCTCACCCTCACCAACCTAACCACTAGAGAATGGAATCGCATCGAACAAATGCGCCTCTCCCCCCTTTATGTTTCCGTCCACGCCACCGAGGCAGATGTTAGAATTAGACTACTAAAAAATCAACGGGCAGGGGAAATCAAGCAAAATTTAGCATGGTTTCAAGAAAAACGTTTACAAGTCCATGCCCAAGTGGTAGTATGCCCCAATATTAATGATGGTAAACACCTAGAAACCACCCTCAACGATTTATTTTCCTTCCACCAAGGGGAAATTCCTGCGGTAATTAGTGCCGCCGTTGTGCCAGTGGGTTTAACCAAATTTCGTCCCCAAGAAGATGAATTGATTCCCGTCAGCCGAGAAAAAGCCAAGGAAGTTATTAAACAAGTCCAAGCCTTACAAGAAAAATTTAGGGAAAAATGTGGCTCTACTTTTGCTTGGTTAGCCGATGAATGGTTTTTAATTGCCCAAGAAGATTTACCCCCAGAGTCTCACTACGAAGATTATCCCCAAATTGGTAATGGTGTAGGCTCAATTCGACAGTTTTTAAAGGAATTTACCACCATTGCTGATGAAAATTTACCCGCCCAAATAGCCCAACCACAAGAATATACTTGGATTGTGGGTAATGCGGTGGAAACAGCCTTTCAACCCCTCGTGGCAAGGTTAAACCAAGTAGAAAATCTCAATGTTAATTTAGTGGCTTTAAATAGTGACTATTGGGGGCAAGAAATCACCGTCACGGGTTTAATTACGGGGCAAGATTTACTGGCGAAATTACCCGATAAGAAGTTAACTAAAAAGATTCTTTTACCTTCGGTGATGCTAAAACATGATGAGGCGAAATTTTTAGATGATGTTACCATCGCACAGTTAGAAGAAAAGCTCAATGTGGAAGTCATTCCCGTTAATGGTATCAAGGAGTTAATGGAGGTAGTTTCTTTATCGTAG